The region AGCCGCCCCGGCGCGCGGGCGACGCCGGGGAGGGGGCGGAAGATCGCGGTGTCGACGCCGACGGGGACGACGACGAGGCGCTCGTCGGCGACGCCCATCTCGCGCACGATGTCGCGCCGCGACGACTCCGAGACGGTGAGCAGGAGCGGCAGCCGCCCCGCCACCCTCCGCTGCATCGCCGAGAAGCCGTACCAGCGGCGGACCGAGAGCGCCCGCAGCCGCCCCTCGGCGTGCGCGAGGTCGACGGCGCGGTCGATCGCGATCGGGTGGTGGATCGAGGCGAGGACCGGCGTCCCCGCGGCGAGCACCCCGAGCAGGCCGTCGCCGAGGCACTGGTCGTCGTGCACGAGGTCGAAGGCGCCGGCGCGCCGCGCGAGCTCGGCGGCGACGCGCCGCGAGAAGGTCCGCGGCTCACCGAAGCCACCGCTGCGCATCGTCGCCAGCTCGAGCAGGTCGGCCGCCGAGGTGAGCTCGCGCCGGCGCGGCCGACGGAAGGGGTCGGCGTCGCGGTAGAGGTCGAGGGAGGGGACGCGCACGAGCTCCACCCCGTCGGCGAGCTCGGGGTAGGGCTGGCCGGCGAAGACCGTCACGGCGTGGCCGAGGCGGGAGAGCGCAGCGGTGAGGTGACGGGTGTAAACGCCCTGGCCGCCGCAGTGCGGGTTGCCCCGGTAGACGAGGAAGGCGACGCGCAGCGGCCGCTGCGAGCCGCGCGCCTCCCCTCGGTCCGTCGCAGTCACGCGCACACGCTGCCCGTTCGCCGCCCGGGCCGCAACCGCGGCGCTCTCAGTGGCCGAGGCCGAGCGAGATCGCCTTCGCGAGGAGGAGGACGATCGAGAGCACGAGGTAGCCCATGAGGCCGCGCAGCACCGCCTTGCGGCCGCGCGTCATCGCCATCGGGGCGAGGAGGGCGGCGGCCGGCATGTGCCAGTGCTCGCGTCCCTGGCGGCCGACCGGCCCGAGGGTGCGCTCCTCGATCGCGCTGTGGCGGCCGAGGAGGATCCCGACGACGATCCCGGCGAGGAAGAAGACGACGAGGATCGCGCCGAGCACGCTCGTCGGGACCTGCGAGTCCACCGTGGTCAGCATGAGGATCATCGACAGCCCGAGCAGCACGGTGATCACGATGCCCGCGAGGACGTTCAGCCACGGGCGGTTGACCCACGGCCCGAGCACCTCGCGGTCGTTGCAGAGCAAAAGGGCGAAGATCGTCGTCGAGGGGAGGAGCATCCCCGCGAAGGCCTGCACCGCGAGGATGAACAGCCCGAGGTTCACGTGCGGGATGAGCACGATCCCCGCCGCCACCACGACGAGGAGGGTGAAGAAGGCGTAGAACTGCTTCGCCTCGCCGAAGCTGCGGTCGAGCGAGGAGCGCATCCCGAACAGGTCGCCGACCGCGTAGGTGGTGGTGAGGGTGACCGCCGCCGCGCCGATGATCGAGGCGTTCAGCAAAACGATCGCGAAGAGCGCCCCGGCGCCGTTGCCGAGCGTCGCGTTGAGGCCGCGCGAGACCCCGAGCCCGTCGGTGAAGTGGCCGAAGAGGTGCGGGTGGCCCATGAAGGCGAAGGCCGTGCTGGCGATGAGCAGCGTCGCGGCGAGCACCGTCACCCCCGAGCCGAGGACCGTGTCGGCGCGCTCGTAGTTCACGAAGCGGGGGGTGATCTTCTTGTCGACGATGTTCGACTGCTGGAAGAAGAGCTGCCAGGGGGCGACGGTCGTGCCGACCACGGCGATGATGAACAGCAGCGCCGTCGAGTTCACCCCACCGAGCACCGCCGGATGGGTGTACCCGTGGACGATCGGCCCGAGGTGCGGGTGGGCGAAGACGACGAGGGGGATCACGAGGAAGTTGGCGACGACGAAGACGAACATGAAGCGCTCCCAGCGGCGGAAGCTCCCCGACGTCGTCATCGCGATCAGCGCAGCCGCCGAGAGCGGCACGCTCAGGTAGCGGCTCACCCCGAAGTAGCCGAGGGCGAGGGTGATCCCGGCGAACTCGGTCGCGATCGTGAGGAAGTTCAGCACCAAAAGGCCGGCCACGGAGAAGCGCGCCCACCGCTTCCCGAAGCGCTCGCTGATCAGCCGCGTGTAGCCGACACCGGTGACCGCGCCGAGGCGGACGACCATCTCCTGGTTGACGATCAGCACCGGGATGATGAGCGGCAGCGTCCACAACAGCGTGAGGCCGTAGTTCTGCCCCGCCTGCGCGTAGGTGGAGACGCCGCCGGCGTCGTTGTCGCCGACCATCACGATGATCCCCGGGCCGACCACGGCGAGGAGGTTCAGCAGTCGCCGGCGGAGCGGGCGGCGGCCGCCTTCGTCCTCCCGGACCGTCCCGAAGGCGCCGCGGATCTCCGTGGCGGGCTCGTCTGTCGGGCGCGGCGCGTCGGCGCGCTGGCGCGTGTCCTCGGTCATGGGCGGTTCACCTCCCCTCGGGGTACGGCGGCATGTGCTCGCGCGCCGCGTCCGGGGAGGGCCGCTACTGCAGTTCGGCTCCCTCGGCGTCCGGCGCGTCAGGCTGGTCGGGTAACCAACAGTCGGCGCTCAGTGCCTCTCCTTCCATCGGCCCGTCTCCGCCTCACCTCGGAGGGAGGTGGCTCCCGGCGGGCACCGGAATCGCCGCGACGCGTCGCGGCGCACCTCTCTCGTCAGAGCTTCGGCACCCGCCGGCGTAGGTCTTGCGACCAGCCACTTTGGACCACCCCTTCGTCCGGGGTGGACTGTCCTGACCCGGAGTGTCTCTCGACAGGTGGGGTCAGTGGCCTGTGTCCGACGAGCCGCCTCACCGAACGAGGTGCGGCTCTTGCGCCGAAAGGGTACCGCCTCGGCGTCACACGCCGCAGCGAGACGCTCCGGAGGGATGGCCGGCGTGGCGCGGCGTGCCCCGGGAGCCGCCGAGCCGCGGGGCGACCACCGCGTTCGGGGAAATATCCTCGTGCCGCAGAAGAGGCGGTCGTGCCCGTGCTCCGCGTCGAGGATGCGGGGCGCGCGATCGCCTGGTACGCCCGGCTGGGCTTCACCAAGGAGTGGGAGCACCAATTCGAGCCGGGTTTCCCCTGGTTCGTGTCGGTGGCCAGGGGGCGGGCCCGCATCTACCTGTCCGAGCACCAGGGTGACGCACGCCCCGGCACCCTCATCCACCTCTACGTCAACGACATCGAAGCGGTGGCGGAGGAGTTCGCTGTCGCGATCGACCAGGACGGCCTGGCCGGCCGTGAGTGCGACCTCGAGGACCCCGACGGAAACCGGCTGCGGATCGCAACTCCTCGCCCGTAGGGGGGCCCGGGCCCCACCGCGAGGTTCCGCGGTCGGCGTGGAGCGCCGCGAGCGGCGCAGCGGCTCACTCCCCGGTGCCGGTCATCCCGTAGTCGCGGCGCCAGCCCGTCGGCAGCAGCAGCTCGAGCACGTCGTCGACGGTGATCACGCCGACGAGGTGCTGCTCCTCGTCGACGACGGGGAGCGCCGAGAGGTTGTAGTCCGACATCCGCCGCTGGATGGCGTGCACGTCGGCGTCGGTCCGCAGCACGACCGGGTCGCTCTCGGCGACGGCGGCGAGGCGCGCCGCGGGGTCGGACTTCACGAGCCGGACCGCGGTCACGATCCCGGCGACGCCGCCCTCGTCGTCCTTGAGGTAGACCGTTGCGAGGGCGTCTTCGGGGAGCTTGCTCTCCCGCAGCGCGGCGAGCGCCTCGCCGACGGTCGCGCTCGCGGCGAGGAGCAGGAAGTCCGGCGTCATCAGGCCGCCGGCCGTCTCGGGGTTGTAGTTGAGGAGCGCCCGCACCTTTGCCTGCACGGGCGCCGGTAGCGCCTCGAGGATCGGAATCCGCCGCTCCTGGTCGAGGTCGACGATGAGGTCCGCGGCGTCGTCGGGCTCCATCGTGGCGAGCAGCCTCGCCGCCTCTTCGTCGCTCCGGCTCATGAGGAACTCCCGCTGGTGCTCCTCGTCGAGCTCCTCGAAGACGTCCGCCTCGAGCTCGCGGTTGTTCTGGCCGACGGCGGCGATGATCTCCTCGCCCTCCTCGTGGGAGGCGGCCTCGACGAGGTCGGCGATCTGTGCCGGCTTCAGCTTCGCGAGCTTGCGGTAGGGGATGCGCAGGCGGGCCGTCGGCACGTGGCTCAAGAAGGGCTGGATGCTCGCCCAGTCAACGATCTTGCCGGGGCCGACGCGGCGTGCGAGGGGCCGCGGCAGGAGCCGGCGGAGCGTCCCGCGGCCCGAGGGGTCGACGCCGACGACCTGCCAGGTGCCCTCGACGCAGGCGAGCTCGATCTCGTTCGCAGAGATCAGCCGCGCCCCGACGAGGTTGATGAGGTGGCGGCCGGCGAGGTCGCGCACGAGCAGCAGCTCGCCGGCGCGGCGCTCGAAGCGACCGAGGTTGAGCGTCTCGCCCTGCAGCTGCACCCGCCCCGGGCGCAGCTCCCAGACGAGGGAGATCGGGACGAAGAGCTCCCGCCCGCCGATGCTCGCCACGAAGCCGCCGACGACCGGATGGTCCGAGGCCCCGGGGCGGACGATGAGGTCCTCGATGCGGCCGATGCGGTCACCCCGTCGATCGAGCAGCGGGCTGTGGACCATGCTCGAGAGGTGCAGGATCTCTGGAGCCATCAGCGGGCTACGTCCCACGAGGGGCTCGGTTTACCCACGCCCTCATCGTAGTGACCCGGCCGACGGCCGACGAGCCATCCTTCCCCCGCCCGTCACCGCGGCTCGGGCAGTCGTCGCCACGCCCCGCGAAGTACGATTCCCCGTGGGAAAGCGAGGTCGGGATGGGTTTCCAAGTCTGCACCGGGGCG is a window of Acidimicrobiales bacterium DNA encoding:
- a CDS encoding glycosyltransferase family 4 protein, whose amino-acid sequence is MTATDRGEARGSQRPLRVAFLVYRGNPHCGGQGVYTRHLTAALSRLGHAVTVFAGQPYPELADGVELVRVPSLDLYRDADPFRRPRRRELTSAADLLELATMRSGGFGEPRTFSRRVAAELARRAGAFDLVHDDQCLGDGLLGVLAAGTPVLASIHHPIAIDRAVDLAHAEGRLRALSVRRWYGFSAMQRRVAGRLPLLLTVSESSRRDIVREMGVADERLVVVPVGVDTAIFRPLPGVARAPGRLITTASADVPLKGLVPLLEALAKLRVEHEEAHLVVIGRPRAESGVPATLERLGLADAVTFLSGISDEELVREYARATLAVVPSLYEGFSLPAVEAMACAVPLVATTGGALPEVVGPDGGTGRLVAPDDPGALALTIGGLLDDEAARARLGAAGRERVAERFSWERCAEGTVAAYRRLLAGSRGC
- a CDS encoding NRAMP family divalent metal transporter encodes the protein MTEDTRQRADAPRPTDEPATEIRGAFGTVREDEGGRRPLRRRLLNLLAVVGPGIIVMVGDNDAGGVSTYAQAGQNYGLTLLWTLPLIIPVLIVNQEMVVRLGAVTGVGYTRLISERFGKRWARFSVAGLLVLNFLTIATEFAGITLALGYFGVSRYLSVPLSAAALIAMTTSGSFRRWERFMFVFVVANFLVIPLVVFAHPHLGPIVHGYTHPAVLGGVNSTALLFIIAVVGTTVAPWQLFFQQSNIVDKKITPRFVNYERADTVLGSGVTVLAATLLIASTAFAFMGHPHLFGHFTDGLGVSRGLNATLGNGAGALFAIVLLNASIIGAAAVTLTTTYAVGDLFGMRSSLDRSFGEAKQFYAFFTLLVVVAAGIVLIPHVNLGLFILAVQAFAGMLLPSTTIFALLLCNDREVLGPWVNRPWLNVLAGIVITVLLGLSMILMLTTVDSQVPTSVLGAILVVFFLAGIVVGILLGRHSAIEERTLGPVGRQGREHWHMPAAALLAPMAMTRGRKAVLRGLMGYLVLSIVLLLAKAISLGLGH
- a CDS encoding glyoxalase superfamily protein, with product MPVLRVEDAGRAIAWYARLGFTKEWEHQFEPGFPWFVSVARGRARIYLSEHQGDARPGTLIHLYVNDIEAVAEEFAVAIDQDGLAGRECDLEDPDGNRLRIATPRP
- a CDS encoding CBS domain-containing protein is translated as MAPEILHLSSMVHSPLLDRRGDRIGRIEDLIVRPGASDHPVVGGFVASIGGRELFVPISLVWELRPGRVQLQGETLNLGRFERRAGELLLVRDLAGRHLINLVGARLISANEIELACVEGTWQVVGVDPSGRGTLRRLLPRPLARRVGPGKIVDWASIQPFLSHVPTARLRIPYRKLAKLKPAQIADLVEAASHEEGEEIIAAVGQNNRELEADVFEELDEEHQREFLMSRSDEEAARLLATMEPDDAADLIVDLDQERRIPILEALPAPVQAKVRALLNYNPETAGGLMTPDFLLLAASATVGEALAALRESKLPEDALATVYLKDDEGGVAGIVTAVRLVKSDPAARLAAVAESDPVVLRTDADVHAIQRRMSDYNLSALPVVDEEQHLVGVITVDDVLELLLPTGWRRDYGMTGTGE